The Ensifer canadensis genomic sequence TTGCTAATAGCAGGCGTCTACCCGCAGGAAGGTGAGGTCGGCGTACATGGCATCGAGGATGAAGGGGCCAGGAATGCGGTCGGCAAAACCGATCAACACCACGCTCTGATGATGTTTCGAAACTCGGACATGTAACAAGAGTGGTGGTTACTAGCCGGGTCGGAATTTCTGTATCGGCGCGCCGTCTATCGTGCAAGTGCGGAGTTGGGCTGGCCTTAGGCTCAACGGCCTCACGGGTATGCCACACGCGCAGAACATAGATAATCGACTGTTGAATCTCGTAGCGGATCTCATAATGCCCAACGAGGATTTGGCGGACTTCGCAAGGCGCAAATTCTTCGAGCTTCTCGCCAAGTCGCGGCGGTTCAACCAGGCGTGTCGGTGCAGTCGTCATCGATTGAACCGTGCGTGCCTGCTGATTTGACGACGATCTCATCGGTGGAAGTCGGGATCGGGACGCAAGCGGCCGGAACTGAAAAAGGTCGGTTCACCCGACTTTCCCGTGAGTTTCGCAACGGAAACGGTCCCACCGATCAACTTGACATGAAACGATGGAGATTGCCGGCGTCCAACAATGAACGTGTCACGCCACCAAACACCCATTCTCTCAACCGGCTGTGGCCATAAGCGCCCGAAACGACGAGATCGGCGTGGCAAGAGACCGCGAAGTCGGTCAGTGCTCGGCGTTCGTCCCGAGCAGAGATGATTTCGCTTCGGGCTTTGATCTGATGGCGTGCGAGAAACGCAACCACATCGGCAACGCTGTCTCTGATCCAACCGTCGGGTTCAGGGTCTACCGTTACGACGACGACATCGCTTGCCGCCTGTAACAGCGGGACCGCATCGCTCACCGCCCGCCGCGCTTCACGGGTATCTTTCCACGCGATAACTATAGTTCTGGCCAGAGCGTGTTCCGCGTCCGTGGCAACGACAAGCAGGGGCCTGCCAGCCTGAAGCACGACACTTCCAGGATCAACGGCGCGATAGCTGTCGCCGGTGGCGGCACCCCGTTTGGCGCCTGTCACTACAAGGTCAGCCAGCCGCGTTATTCGCGCCAGGGCTTGCGTCGGGTAGCTGAGCGAGGAGCGCCATTCCACTTCCAGGGAGGTAGGGACCAGACCCTTGAAATCGAACTCCAGGTCCTTGAATCTGCGTTCTACGTCCGCCTTGAGTTGTTGCCAGACCTGCGCCGACAGGTCGCCGCCTTCTGGACCCACCATCGGCAATGGCACGTCTGCGGCGCAAAACCCAATCAGCTTCGCACTCGAGCGAGCGGCCAACTCTGTGGCAAGTTCGACGATTGGAGCGACCGGGCCGTCTATATCAAGATTTACAAGTATGGATCTGTAGCTCATGTAGTGGTCGCCTTTTGTTCACCATTCTGACGCCTACAGATCCGCTCTTTGGGATCTGGGGGATCTGGGTTCTTTGATGCGAACTCTACGCCTTGCGTAAGGCGGAGGGGTCTTATCCAACGTAGAGAACACTCGCCGCCAGAGCATTGACGAACTTCAATTATGGCTGCGGATCGATCGCAAGTGACAACATCACTGTCGAGCTCAACAACTTTTGAGTGACGGCTGATTAGTGCCACTCTATCAACTTTGACGTATCTATTCCAGACTTATAGTTGTCCGCCGAACATTGAAGGCGCCGTGTCATTTCGTCGTCCAGGAGCTCAAGCGTTGTTTGATGAGCAACAAAAACTTGGAAACAGGCGCTGACCTCTACAGAAACGGCGAACGGATCGTGCGACTCGCTGCTTCAATCTACACGATTGCCAACGACATTCAGATCGCCGTCGTCGTCCCAGCAGGTACGGCGACGTCTACCTCCGGGCTTGCGGCGGTATTCATGTTGGGCACGCAGGATACCTTCAAGGTCGTCGGTGGCGGCGATCGGAACATGCACCGTTCGTGTCGATCAACAGAGCAATGGGAGCTATCTTGCCGCGACGGTGAAGCAGTCCTTCGCAACCAATCCGCAGCTTCCGATCGCCGGCGGCGTTTACTGGACGGTTGCGGCTAATTCGATCGCGGCGTGGTCGTCAGTGTAGCCGTTGCAGACCAGCCGGTTGCGTCGGCGTGAAGTAACCTACTGCCAGATGCGAGTGCTTCGGTCAGGCCGAACGTTTTAATGCGCCTGGCCATCCGTCGCCTGCGGTCGCCCATTTGCTTTGACGCACGAGAGCTGCTTCTCGCATTTATGGTGCCGCCTTAAAGGCGAGATCTTAGGCTGCATTGATTTTTGGAAGCTGGCTTTCTCATTCCCGGGTTTCAGCCTCAACGTGAAGCAACTCAACGGAATGGACATATTCATCGCGACGGAAAACATCAGATGATTTAAAGGCTTGCTTCGAATTCGGCAAAGCAAAGCTCAACGCAAGACTATTATTGCATTCTGGGAAACGAGAAAGAAAAGCTGGCGGCAGCGGTTGCGGCAAGCTCGATCTACGGTGCGATAACTACCGGCCCTGACAACCAGACGGTCAACGGTCCGATTAATTCCAGTCTTACTCGGTCACGACGATGGGATGGTGCACCCTGGTATGGGCGGTTGTGGTCTTGGTGGCTTTCTTACCTTGCCTCGCGGCCTTGCTCTTGGCGCTTTTATGCCCTTTTGCAACGCCTAACTCCTTCATTCGCTGCTCAATAGCGAGGGCAGAGATCGTTTGCAGAATGTTGCTGTCAGCCACGTTGGGGTCTGAGAGTGCGAGCATAGATACCCGGGCGATCTTACCACTTGCGACCTTCGGGCAGGCGACCTCGCGGACACCAAATCCGGACGATCCACTGTCGATTTCCTGATAGTAAGCGTCACCTCGCAGGAAGGTGAAGCCGCGTTCATGACATTGAGGATGAGGGGCGGGGGCGGTCGGCAAAAACGATCAAGACCATGCGGTTTCTGTCGAAAGGGGGGTGTGAGGGACCGTCGATCACGCGGCGGCAACAACGATCAGGCCCTTGACGATTTCCTGATAGTAAGTCGAACCGCAGGAAAGTCGCGGTTTGCGCTTACTGTCTGGGCTCCAGCACGAAGTTTCGTTGTTGGCCGTATGTTTCGGCCAAGCGATACCCCATCAAACGGTACCAGCGGTCAACCTCAGGGTGGGTGCCCCAACACATTGACAGCATCGGCAGGTTTCCTAACTCGGACTGTAGCGTCCTCATGTATTTCCGTCCGAACCTTGTGGAGGGAACCTGAGGTGCGAAAAACTCTTCTACGCCAATGAAGTAGACGCGGATTCGCAGGCTGCCGAGCACTTCTCTTTTTTGCCAGCTGATCAGTCCGGTAGCATCATCGTCCTTTATGATCAGTGCCCGAATGTCGCCGACCCTCTGCCGTGTGCGGAAATTTCTCTCCGCCTCTCCTAGGCTCGATCCAGCGCACTCGAGCTCCTCGATACATCGTTGTGCGGGCGCGGCGAATATTTTGTCCAAG encodes the following:
- a CDS encoding universal stress protein yields the protein MSYRSILVNLDIDGPVAPIVELATELAARSSAKLIGFCAADVPLPMVGPEGGDLSAQVWQQLKADVERRFKDLEFDFKGLVPTSLEVEWRSSLSYPTQALARITRLADLVVTGAKRGAATGDSYRAVDPGSVVLQAGRPLLVVATDAEHALARTIVIAWKDTREARRAVSDAVPLLQAASDVVVVTVDPEPDGWIRDSVADVVAFLARHQIKARSEIISARDERRALTDFAVSCHADLVVSGAYGHSRLREWVFGGVTRSLLDAGNLHRFMSS